The following is a genomic window from Anaerolineae bacterium.
ACGAAAGGCCGGGGGTGGTATAATGACCCCATCTCACCCTCGTTTGGAGGTATCTCGATGAATCCGGGCCCCACAGAACTGATCATCATCCTGGTGATCGTCCTGATTCTTTTCGGCGTTGGGCGGATCAGCCGCATCGCGGGGGAGTTGGGTGCGAGCATTCGGGCGTTTCGCGAAGGGTTACAAGGCACGGACAAATCCGAGGAAAACGGAAAGCAGCCCCCCCCCGGCCCCACGCCTCCTCAAGCCTCGTAATCCCCCTCTCCACACCTTGCATCTTGGGAATCTCCCCCTGCCGGGGCATGCTTTCCAGCAGGGGGTGTTGTTGTCCCCTATGACAGCAGCAAGACAGCCCCGGTCATGGGCCGTATTGCTTCAACCGGGTTGTAGTACGCGCCCAAGGCGCTTGGTGAAGCATCCGTCGCTCTCGGCGATGACGAGCAGCCGTCTTTTCTTGGGGAATGGGGGGCGGAGAGGAGGAAAACCCGGCGTGGGTAGAAGGGTCTCTCCGGGGTGGCGTGTTTGGCCTATAATACTTCCAGTAACCGTTTGTTTCTCGTTCCCCTGGGAGGTCATGATGCGTGCGTTCCCAGCCAACTCTTCACGGCTGAGCCTAGCGTTGGTCTTGCTGGCTTTGCTCTTCGCCTGCACCCGGGTACCCACCCCGACGCCCACGCCCCAGCCTATCCCCACCCTGACCCCCACCCCCTTTCTGAACGCCAACATTCCTGTTGTAAAACCGCCCTTCACCCTGCTGCGCCGCGACCCAGGCCCCGGGGTGCCCCTCGGACTGCACGCCGCGCTGACCTTCACCTTCACCCGCCCCCTGGATATGGAAAGCGCCCCCGTCGCTTTCCGCCTGACCACGGCTGCGGGCGAGGTCATTCCCGGCACGTTCACCTTCCCCACGGAGCAGGCGTTTCGCTTTGTGCCCGACCAGCCGTTGACCCCAGAGACACGCTACACCGTCACCCTGTCTACCGACCTGCGCGCCGCCGACGGCACTGCCCTGGGCGCGCCCCTGAGCTTCACCTACGACACCGAGGCCGCCTTCGCCGTGCAGCGCGTCTTCCCGCCCAAGGGCAGCCAGGCCGTGCCCCTGGACGCCGAGATCACCGTGGTGTTCAACAAGCCCGTCGCTCCGCTGACCAGCCGGGAAGCCGCGCCGCCCCTGCCCCTGGAGATCACCCCCGCCGTGGAAGGCCAGGGCGCCTGGGTGAGCAGCACCATTTACGTCTTTCGCCCCGATCACCCCCTGTGCAGCGACGCCACCTACACCGTGCGGCTCCCCGCCAGCGTCACCAGCCTCTCCGGGGAAACCCTCACCGAGCCCCTGGTCTGGCGCTTCACCACCCGCGCCGTGAAAGTCACCGACCTGCGCGTGGACGACCAGTGGGCCGACGCCAACAACAACCCGGCCCTGTATGTGCGCCGCGACGCCGCCGTGCGCATCACCTTCTCCGACCCCATGGACGAGGACAGCGTGGCGCAGGCCCTGTCCATCACCGCGGCCGACGGCTCCCCTGCCCCGCCCTACACCCTGCGCTGGAACGAGCGCGCCACCAAACTGACCATCGTGCCGCAGGGCCTCTACGCGCCCGACACGCGGTACATCGTGACCCTCTCCACCGAGGCCCAGGCCAGGGACGGCGGCCACCTTGTCGCTCCGGCGTCCACTGTCTTCCAGACCGCCGGCCGACCTGCCGTGGTGCGCCTGCCCCGGCAGCAGGACTACTTCTCCCCCTGGATCTCGCTGGAATTCAACACCTACCCGGACCGCGACACCCTGGAAGGGCATATCCAAATTTCCCCCGCCCCAGAGCGCCTAACCTGGGAGGTGCACGACCGCACCCTCACCCTGGGCCAACTAGCGGCAGGCACCACCTACACCATCGCCCTGCTTCCCGGCATCGCTGACCTGTACGGCGAGGTATTGGACCAACCCATCACCTTCCAAATCACCACCGCCCATCTAGACCCTGGCTTTGACCTGCTGCTCCCCAGCGGCGGCGTGGCCCTGCTGCGCGCCGACGGCCCCCAGAGCCTCTGGGTGCGCCACGCCAACCTGACCTCCCTGCGCCTGGACATCTACGCCGTGGCCGACGCAACTCTGCTTCACGGCCTGACCACCTACGATACCTGCCCCACCAGCCCGAACCTGGTGTTCTCGCAAACCCTGGACCTCAGCCAGACCCAACGCGACCGCACCCACTATCTGGACCTGGCCCTGCCAGACCTCCTCGGCCATCCCCTGCCTCCGGGGGCCTACTGCCTGCGCGTGGACGGCCAGCCCAACCCCTGGGGCCAGACCCAGGGCGCCTGGCTCCTGGTCGCCACCGACCACCTCA
Proteins encoded in this region:
- a CDS encoding twin-arginine translocase TatA/TatE family subunit, with product MNPGPTELIIILVIVLILFGVGRISRIAGELGASIRAFREGLQGTDKSEENGKQPPPGPTPPQAS